Below is a window of Anaerolineales bacterium DNA.
TCCCCTGCGGACGGACGCCCCCCCCGACGACAACGTGGAATACGACCGCGAAGAGACCGTCGAGGCGATCCTCGAATCGCTCCGATCGGTGGGCCACAAGCCGTTCTTTCTGGAGGCCGACGCCTCGCTGCTCGACAGCGTCCGCAAAACCAAGCCCGAATTCTGCTTCAACATCTCCGAAGGGCTGCGCGGGGACGCGCGCGAATCGCACGTCCCGGCGATCCTCGAGATGCTCGGCATTCCCTACAGCGGGTCGCGGATTCTCGCCAACGCCATCTCGCTGGAAAAAGTCATCGCCAAACGCATCTGGCGCGACCGCGGCCTTCCGACCGTCCCGTTCCAGCTGTTCCACGATCCGGAAGCGCCGCTTCGCTCCACCCTGCGTTTCCCGCTGTTCGTCAAGCCCGTCCGCGAAGGCTCCGGCAAAGGCGTCTCCCCGACCTCGATCGTCCAAAACGAGGAGGAGATGCGGCGGGAGGTGCGCCGGATCGTCCAGGACTACCACCAGCCGGCGCTGGTGGAAAGCTTCCTGCCCGGCCGCGAATTCACCGTCGGGATCATCGGCAACCCTCCCACCGGACGCAAACGCGCCAACCCCGACCTGTACCACACCGACGGGTACCATTACTTCCCAATCCTCGAGATCGATCCAAACGTCGGGGTGGGCCACGGCGTATACGGATCGGAAGCCAAGGGAATCGTCCCCGGCGAAGAGGGCTCGCCGGTGTACACCTGCCCGGCCAAGATTCCCGACGCCCTGCGGAAGGAGATGTGCCGGCTGACAAAATCGGCGACGATCGCAATCGGCGCCGACGACTGCAGCCGGGTCGACATCCGTCTGGATTCCGACGGCCATCCGTACCTGCTGGAGATCAACACCCTGCCCGGCGTCAATCCGGACGTCAGCGACCTGTGCATCATGGCCAAGGCGGAAGGGATGCAGTACGCAATTCTGATCACGGAAATCCTCAATCTGGCCTGCGAACGCTGCGGCCTTGCGATGGAAGAGCAGGCGCCGGCCGCCGAGAAAAAAGCCGTCCAACGCGCACCTGCGGGATCCGGAACCGGCGCGGAAAAACGCTGATCCGGCGCAGGAAAAATCCTCCAGACGAAAACCGGGCGCCCGAAGGCCCGGTTTTTTTCTCCGCAACCGCCCTGCAACGCGCCGCTCCTCCGACCGCGCCGGATCGGCGAAGGCGGCACAGGGAATGTTACAATCCAATCCTCGGGAGGAACCCTCGTGACCGCAACCCAGGCAGGCGACCTGATTCAATTGGTCGGGCGCGACCACAAATACCGGCTGGTGCGGCTTCAACCGGGAGCGGATCTCCACACCCACCGCGGCCTGCTTAAGCACGACGACATGATCGGCAAGCCGTGGGGATCCCGCGTCGACAGCCATCTCGGGCGTCCGTTCTACCTGCTGCCTCCCTCCCTGCACGACCTCCTGCGCGACACGAAGCGCAGCAGCCAGATCGTATTTCCCAAAGACATCGGATACATACTGCTGAAGCTTTCAATCGTTCCGGGATCCACCATCCTCGAAGCCGGAACCGGTTCGGGCGCCCTGACCACGGCCCTGGCCACGGCGGTCGGCCCGCAGGGACGCGTGATCTCCTACGATTCGCGCGCCGACATGCAGTCCCTGGCCCGGAAAAACCTAGAACAACTCGGATTGGAAGGGCGCGTGGAATTCCGCCTGCGCGACATCTCCGAAGGATTCGAGGAAACCGACGTCCCGTCCCTCTTCCTCGACGTTCCGACCCCGCATGAATTCATCGGCCAGGCGCGCGCCGCCCTGCGGCCGGGAGGATTCTTCGGCTCGATCGTGCCGACCACCAACCAGGTCAGCCTGCTGCTCGCGGCGCTCGAGCGGAACGAGTTCGAGTTCGTCGAAGTAAGCGAGCTTTCCCTGCGCTATTACAAACCGGTGCCGGAACGGCTGCGGCCGACGGACCGGATGGTCGCCCATACCGGGTACCTGATCTTCGCCCGGCCGGTGCTGGAGGCGATCCTAGACGAGAAATCCGGCAAGCAGGATGCGCCGCCGGATGAAATCCTTCCAGGAGGATGACCCATGCCCAGGTTTCTCCGACCTCCGCGCCGCCCCCTCCGGCCGCTGGCCGCCGTCCGCCGCCGGGCCTTCAGACCGCCGCGGCCTTTGCCGCCGGGCCCGGTCCTGGCGCTTGCCGAAGCTCACCGGCTGATGGCGCAAGGGCAGTTCGCACCGGCGGCTGAAAAATTCGAGAACATCGCCGAAGCCGCGCGCGCCCAGGACCTGCCGTTCGCCCCGCGGCTTTTTTTCCAGGCCGCGCGGGCGAACTGGAGCGCCGGGCGGATTCCGCACGGCATGCAGCTGCTGCACGACGGGCTGGGCATTCTCGCCGCCGCTGGCGCAACCAAGCGCATGCATCAGATCTCCGCCGCCGCGGCGGAGGAACTTGAAGCGCTCGGACACACCGCGGAAGCGGAGGAAATCCGCCGATACCTCGCCCAATTCCCCTCCCCGGCGGAATCCGGCGCCGCCGCCTCCGCCGCCGAAATGCCGGCCGCGGCGGTTCACCCCATCCTGCCCGCCAATTGTCCGAAGTGCGGGGGCGGCATCCGCTCCGAAGAAGTGGAATGGATCGATGCCCAAACCGCGGAATGCGCGTATTGCGGCTCTCCGATCCGCCCGGAAAAGGGATAACGTCCCAATCGCCGCGCGCCTATGGCTTGGTGGCCCGATGGAACTTGCTGACCGGCTCCGGGCGGCCTTGCCCCTGGATATCCGCACCCCGTACCCTTCGCCCCGTCCGCAAGGGGGAATTCCCTCGGCGGTTCTGACGGCGCTGCAAAAAGAGCAGAGCGGCTGGAGCCTGGTGTTCATCCGCCGCGGCGAACGGCTGGCCGATCACCGCGGTCAGATCGCCTTTCCGGGCGGGCGAGCCGAGCCGGGGGATTCGGGTCCATTGCAGACGGCACTGAGGGAAACGGAGGAGGAAATCGGCCTGCCGGCCGAGGCGGTGGATCCGCTCGGAATTTTAGAGCCGATGGACACGCCGACCGGTTTCCGCATTTGGCCGGTGGTGAGCCGGATCCTTCGTCCGGGGGCGGTGCGGCCGGTTCCTCCGGAAGTGGCGGAGGTGTTCCGGATTCCGCTCGAGTGGTTGGCCGCCGAGGGTCGCTGGATACGGAAAACGCTCCCCGCCGAATCCGAAGGCGGGGAACGGCGGACGGTGTTTTTCGAAGCCTTTCGGGGACGGGTCGTCTGGGGCGCCACGGCGGAAATCACCCTGCGGCTGATCGATATTCTCCGTCAAGGACAAATCGCATGAAATTTCTTTTTTTCGGCGCCGGGGCGATCGGCGCGTACGTCGGCGGCAGCCTGGCCTGCGACGGGCACGCGGTGGAATACGTCGAGCGTCCCGAGGCGGCCGAAATCCTCCGCCGCGAGGGAATTGCGCTCACGGCCGCGGGGCAAATTCACCGGCCGCCGGCTCCGGGGGTCTGGATCCGCGCCGCCGACGCGCTGCAGGCGGGTCCGTACGATCTGGCCGTGTTCGCGCTGAAATCCTACGATACCGCCGCGGTCGTGGACACGCTCGTGGAATGGAAGGACAGGCTGCCGCCCGCGCTTTGCCTGCAGAACGGCGTGGAGAACGAGGCCGCGCTGGAGCAAGCCTTCGGCCGCGGCGGCGTGATCGCCGGGACGGTGACCAGCGCCGTCGGGCGCGGCCGGACGGGTTCGGCCGTGCTGGAACGGAAGCGCGGGATCGGCATCGCCGACGGACATCCCCTCAGCCGCCCGCTGGCCGCCGCGCTGGAGCGGGCCGGCCTGAACGCCCGCCTCTACCCTTCCGCCGCGGCAATGAAATGGTCGAAGCTGCTCACCAATCTGGTCGCCAACGCATCCGCGGCGATCCTCGGTATGCCCCCCGCCGCACTGTACGCCGATCCGCGGCTGTTCGCCATCGAGCGGGAGATGCTCCGCGAATGCCTGCGGGTGATGCGCCGGGCGGGCGTCGGCCTGACGGACCTGCCCGGCACCCCGGTGCGTGCGCTGGCATTCGCCGCCGAGCGGCTTCCCGCGTCGGTCGCGCGCCCGCTCCTGCTCCGCGCAGTCGGCGGCGGACGCGGCGGGAAGATGCCTTCCCTGTACCTCGACCTGCAATCCGGCCGCGGACGGTCCGAGGTGGCGTGGCTGAACGGCGCCGTCGCGCGGTCCGGAAGGCGTTGGAACACGGCAACGCCGGTCAACCGGATCCTCGCCGAAATCCTGCTCCGGCTGAC
It encodes the following:
- a CDS encoding tRNA (adenine-N1)-methyltransferase, whose translation is MTATQAGDLIQLVGRDHKYRLVRLQPGADLHTHRGLLKHDDMIGKPWGSRVDSHLGRPFYLLPPSLHDLLRDTKRSSQIVFPKDIGYILLKLSIVPGSTILEAGTGSGALTTALATAVGPQGRVISYDSRADMQSLARKNLEQLGLEGRVEFRLRDISEGFEETDVPSLFLDVPTPHEFIGQARAALRPGGFFGSIVPTTNQVSLLLAALERNEFEFVEVSELSLRYYKPVPERLRPTDRMVAHTGYLIFARPVLEAILDEKSGKQDAPPDEILPGG
- a CDS encoding ketopantoate reductase family protein, with product MKFLFFGAGAIGAYVGGSLACDGHAVEYVERPEAAEILRREGIALTAAGQIHRPPAPGVWIRAADALQAGPYDLAVFALKSYDTAAVVDTLVEWKDRLPPALCLQNGVENEAALEQAFGRGGVIAGTVTSAVGRGRTGSAVLERKRGIGIADGHPLSRPLAAALERAGLNARLYPSAAAMKWSKLLTNLVANASAAILGMPPAALYADPRLFAIEREMLRECLRVMRRAGVGLTDLPGTPVRALAFAAERLPASVARPLLLRAVGGGRGGKMPSLYLDLQSGRGRSEVAWLNGAVARSGRRWNTATPVNRILAEILLRLTEGREAWEHYRDKPENLLSALSPARIGAEA
- a CDS encoding CoA pyrophosphatase; protein product: MELADRLRAALPLDIRTPYPSPRPQGGIPSAVLTALQKEQSGWSLVFIRRGERLADHRGQIAFPGGRAEPGDSGPLQTALRETEEEIGLPAEAVDPLGILEPMDTPTGFRIWPVVSRILRPGAVRPVPPEVAEVFRIPLEWLAAEGRWIRKTLPAESEGGERRTVFFEAFRGRVVWGATAEITLRLIDILRQGQIA